A window of the Gemmatimonadota bacterium genome harbors these coding sequences:
- a CDS encoding acetyl-CoA carboxylase carboxyltransferase subunit beta produces the protein MAWFRKEKKPRPPRAARLEIPPDVWEKCEACGHTDIREKFLRNSNVCPACDHHRRIRAHEYATILLDDGSIDEKDVELSSVDPLEFPEYANRLKKALKNAGEHDAILTVSGLMDQMPVNLGIMDFAFMGGSMGSVVGEKIARLGQRSLEKKWPLIIISSSGGARMQEGVLSLMQMAKTSAMLSQLAERRIPYVSILTNPTTGGVSASYAMLGDAILAEPGAVIGFAGPRVIKQTLGQDLPEGFQTAEFLLTHGMVDQVVHRHQLKRTVGQLLRHMSGKPAATGWASS, from the coding sequence ATGGCCTGGTTCCGCAAAGAGAAGAAGCCCCGTCCCCCCCGGGCGGCACGTCTCGAGATCCCTCCCGACGTCTGGGAGAAGTGCGAGGCGTGCGGGCATACCGACATCCGCGAGAAGTTCCTGCGGAACTCGAACGTCTGTCCGGCGTGCGACCACCATCGGCGCATCCGGGCGCATGAGTACGCCACGATCCTGCTCGACGACGGGTCGATCGACGAGAAGGACGTCGAGCTCTCGTCGGTGGACCCGCTCGAGTTCCCCGAGTACGCCAATCGCCTGAAGAAGGCGCTCAAGAACGCCGGGGAGCACGACGCGATCCTGACCGTCTCGGGCCTGATGGACCAGATGCCCGTGAACCTCGGCATCATGGACTTCGCGTTCATGGGCGGGTCGATGGGCTCGGTGGTCGGCGAGAAGATCGCGCGCCTCGGCCAGCGCTCGCTCGAGAAGAAGTGGCCGCTCATCATCATCTCGTCGTCCGGCGGCGCGCGCATGCAGGAGGGCGTGCTCTCGCTCATGCAGATGGCGAAGACGTCGGCGATGCTCTCGCAACTCGCCGAACGCCGGATCCCGTACGTCTCGATCCTCACCAACCCGACCACCGGCGGCGTGAGCGCGAGCTACGCCATGCTCGGCGACGCGATCCTGGCCGAGCCCGGCGCGGTGATCGGCTTCGCCGGCCCGCGCGTGATCAAGCAGACGTTGGGCCAGGACCTGCCCGAGGGCTTCCAGACGGCGGAGTTCCTGCTCACGCACGGCATGGTCGACCAGGTGGTGCATCGGCATCAGCTGAAGCGCACGGTGGGCCAGCTCCTGCGGCACATGAGCGGCAAGCCGGCGGCGACGGGGTGGGCGAGCTCCTGA
- a CDS encoding rod shape-determining protein MreC translates to MPRGSRTDSRTDLLIAAACVLASLSLLILPDGPRDRTAGAIRGTVVAPLAAMQQRAALARRSFVSHDSVVAIADSVLRRSQRLDELEAENGRLRGILGLGRALRWGFVPAEALVGRGLGDDHTLVLSAGERAGVERLAAVVSADGLVGMVQHVDARTSVAITWPHPEFRVSATSADGSAFGIVSAHAGDGAEGFLLELRGVPFRQKLAVGTLVVSSGLGGVYPRGIPIGTVMDELGPEGGWERTYLLKPAVRPADVTSVLVLRPDRGGEGVESVWTPSRDSLAVRRP, encoded by the coding sequence GTGCCGCGCGGTTCCCGCACGGATTCGCGAACGGACCTGCTGATCGCGGCGGCCTGCGTGCTCGCGTCGCTCTCCCTGCTCATCCTGCCGGATGGCCCGCGCGATCGCACCGCGGGCGCGATCCGTGGCACCGTCGTCGCCCCGCTCGCGGCGATGCAGCAGCGCGCCGCGCTCGCGCGCCGATCCTTCGTCTCGCACGACTCCGTCGTCGCGATCGCCGACAGCGTGCTGCGCCGCTCGCAGCGGCTCGACGAACTCGAGGCGGAGAACGGGCGGCTGCGCGGCATCCTCGGGCTCGGGCGGGCGTTGCGCTGGGGGTTCGTGCCGGCGGAAGCGCTCGTGGGTCGCGGACTCGGCGATGACCACACGCTCGTGCTCTCGGCCGGTGAGCGGGCCGGGGTCGAGCGTCTCGCCGCCGTGGTGAGCGCGGATGGCCTGGTCGGCATGGTGCAGCACGTCGATGCCCGGACCAGTGTCGCGATCACCTGGCCCCATCCGGAGTTCCGCGTCAGCGCGACCTCCGCGGACGGCTCGGCGTTCGGGATCGTCTCCGCGCATGCGGGCGACGGCGCCGAGGGGTTCCTGCTCGAGCTGCGCGGCGTCCCCTTCCGCCAGAAGCTGGCGGTGGGCACGCTCGTGGTCAGCTCGGGGCTCGGCGGCGTCTACCCGCGCGGGATCCCGATCGGCACGGTGATGGACGAGCTCGGGCCCGAGGGTGGGTGGGAGCGAACGTACCTGCTGAAGCCGGCGGTGCGCCCGGCCGACGTGACCTCGGTGCTGGTGCTGCGCCCCGACCGGGGCGGTGAGGGCGTGGAGAGCGTCTGGACGCCGTCGCGCGACAGCCTTGCGGTACGGCGGCCATGA
- the rodA gene encoding rod shape-determining protein RodA, with the protein MRAQRIPADWPLPVLAFLLTSFGIAMVYSAGQTDVPTFVEGLWRTQAVWFLLGLGVAYAISRTSVRLLEWGSVWAYLGACLMLLVLVFVGTGAGTAASSKSWLAIGGVRLGQPSELAKIAVVLMLARVLSAQRTAPTSLFGLWRPAVITLVPWVLIMAQPDLGTGLVFIGVFFAMLFWSGVSWPLLLMVASPGISLVLAFGPGVWGAWFFALLALLWWRRPSALESTMVVAANVLMGVVAPLLWAKMNPYQQNRLLVFLDPSADPRASGYHVLQSQVAIGSGGFFGKGFTLGSQKRLAFLPEQYTDFIFPVVGEELGFLGVLLALGLFTVLLLRTVRIAARSSTPFASLVAFGLTAAWFTHIIVNVGMTVGLMPITGIPLPFFSYGGSFMLACWMSVGILVLISSEGRGKADGLVI; encoded by the coding sequence ATGCGCGCGCAGCGGATCCCCGCCGACTGGCCGCTGCCGGTGCTGGCGTTCCTGCTCACCTCGTTCGGGATCGCGATGGTGTACTCGGCGGGGCAGACTGACGTGCCGACGTTCGTGGAGGGGCTCTGGCGGACGCAGGCGGTCTGGTTCCTCCTCGGCCTGGGCGTCGCGTACGCGATCTCACGGACGTCGGTGCGCCTGCTCGAGTGGGGATCGGTCTGGGCGTACCTGGGCGCATGCCTGATGCTCCTGGTGCTGGTCTTCGTCGGGACGGGCGCGGGGACCGCGGCGAGCAGCAAGAGCTGGCTGGCGATCGGCGGTGTGCGGCTGGGTCAGCCGTCGGAGCTGGCGAAGATCGCCGTGGTGCTGATGCTGGCGCGCGTGCTGAGCGCGCAGCGCACGGCCCCGACGTCCCTGTTCGGCCTCTGGCGTCCCGCGGTGATCACGCTGGTGCCGTGGGTGCTGATCATGGCGCAGCCCGATCTGGGGACGGGGCTGGTCTTCATCGGCGTGTTCTTCGCGATGCTGTTCTGGAGCGGCGTCTCGTGGCCGTTGCTGCTGATGGTCGCGAGCCCGGGCATCAGTCTCGTGCTGGCGTTCGGCCCCGGTGTCTGGGGCGCCTGGTTCTTCGCGTTGCTCGCGCTGCTCTGGTGGCGGCGCCCGTCGGCGCTCGAGAGCACGATGGTGGTCGCGGCGAACGTCCTGATGGGCGTGGTCGCGCCGTTGCTGTGGGCGAAGATGAATCCGTACCAGCAGAACCGCCTGCTCGTGTTCCTCGATCCGTCGGCCGATCCGCGGGCTTCGGGCTACCACGTGCTCCAGTCGCAGGTGGCCATCGGGTCGGGCGGCTTCTTCGGGAAGGGCTTCACGCTCGGCTCGCAGAAGCGGCTCGCATTCCTGCCTGAGCAGTACACCGACTTCATCTTCCCGGTGGTCGGCGAGGAGCTGGGGTTCCTGGGCGTGCTGCTGGCGCTGGGACTCTTCACGGTGCTGCTACTGCGGACCGTGCGCATCGCGGCGCGGTCGAGCACGCCATTCGCGTCGCTCGTCGCGTTCGGGCTGACGGCCGCCTGGTTCACGCACATCATCGTGAACGTCGGCATGACGGTGGGGTTGATGCCCATCACGGGCATCCCGCTGCCGTTCTTCAGCTATGGCGGGTCGTTCATGCTCGCGTGCTGGATGTCGGTGGGGATCCTGGTCCTCATCTCCTCCGAAGGGCGCGGCAAGGCCGACGGTCTCGTCATCTAG
- the mreD gene encoding rod shape-determining protein MreD, whose amino-acid sequence MNSSRSLVVAVLVLALVALHYTLRPMLDLRANVDFLVIAVLVVAVRVRPGAAALVGFLIGVIADALTPEAFGAGALAMTLVGFAASELKATFFADNVLLNAVFVFVGKVAVDVVFLLAEGRLGGLALVSQLLLWTPLAALVTAVVGLAVMALVRPSLERRRA is encoded by the coding sequence ATGAACTCCTCGCGCTCGCTCGTCGTGGCGGTCCTCGTGCTCGCGCTCGTCGCGCTGCATTACACGCTGCGGCCGATGCTCGACCTGCGGGCCAACGTGGACTTCCTCGTGATCGCGGTGCTGGTGGTCGCGGTCCGCGTGCGTCCCGGGGCGGCCGCGCTCGTCGGCTTCCTGATCGGCGTCATCGCCGACGCGCTCACGCCCGAGGCGTTCGGCGCGGGCGCCCTCGCGATGACACTGGTCGGCTTCGCGGCCTCGGAGCTCAAGGCGACCTTCTTCGCCGACAACGTCCTCCTGAACGCGGTCTTCGTCTTCGTCGGCAAGGTCGCGGTGGATGTCGTCTTCCTCCTCGCGGAGGGTCGGCTCGGCGGACTCGCCCTCGTGTCGCAGCTCCTGCTGTGGACCCCGCTCGCCGCGCTCGTCACCGCCGTGGTGGGCCTCGCGGTGATGGCGCTGGTGCGCCCCTCGCTCGAGCGGCGACGCGCATGA
- a CDS encoding rod shape-determining protein, with product MRWPFFKKGGFLPANAIAVDLGTANTLVYVKGEGIVLNEPSVVAIDRDTKAIKGVGLEAKRMLGRTPDGVIAVRPMKDGVIADFDVTEKMLRYFLNLVIRKGFFPIKPRVIVCVPSGITEVERRAVRDSALGAGAKDVFMVAEPMAAAIGVGLPVETPTGNMVIDIGGGTTEIAVIALSGIVSDTSIRTGGDELDAAIVQFMRKSYNLLIGEPTAELIKIQIGSAAPLGEEREMEVKGRDLVSGIPKTVRVHSAEIREAIQEPIQQIVNAVRRALEITPPELASDIVDRGIVMTGGGALIRGLDILLTQETGLPIHVDEDPLTCVVRGTGRILDDEDKYWSVLTT from the coding sequence ATGCGTTGGCCGTTCTTCAAGAAAGGTGGGTTCCTCCCCGCGAACGCCATTGCGGTGGATCTCGGAACGGCGAACACGCTCGTGTACGTCAAGGGCGAAGGCATCGTGCTCAACGAGCCTTCGGTCGTCGCGATCGATCGCGACACGAAGGCGATCAAGGGAGTCGGCCTCGAGGCGAAGCGCATGCTCGGCCGCACGCCCGACGGCGTGATCGCGGTGCGACCGATGAAGGACGGCGTGATCGCCGACTTCGACGTGACCGAGAAGATGCTGCGCTACTTCCTCAACCTCGTGATCCGGAAGGGGTTCTTCCCGATCAAGCCGCGCGTGATCGTCTGCGTGCCATCGGGGATCACCGAGGTGGAGCGCCGCGCGGTGCGCGACTCGGCGCTCGGCGCCGGCGCGAAGGATGTGTTCATGGTGGCCGAGCCGATGGCGGCCGCGATCGGCGTGGGGCTGCCGGTGGAGACGCCGACGGGCAACATGGTGATCGACATCGGCGGCGGGACGACGGAGATCGCGGTGATCGCGCTCTCGGGCATCGTCTCGGATACGTCGATCCGCACCGGCGGCGACGAGCTCGACGCGGCGATCGTGCAGTTCATGCGCAAGAGCTACAACCTGCTGATCGGCGAGCCGACGGCGGAGCTCATCAAGATCCAGATCGGATCGGCGGCGCCGCTCGGCGAAGAACGCGAGATGGAGGTCAAGGGACGTGACCTCGTCTCGGGGATCCCGAAGACGGTGCGCGTGCACTCGGCCGAGATCCGCGAGGCCATCCAGGAGCCGATCCAGCAGATCGTGAACGCGGTGCGCCGCGCGCTGGAGATCACGCCGCCCGAACTCGCGTCGGACATCGTCGATCGCGGGATCGTGATGACCGGCGGCGGCGCGCTCATCCGCGGCCTCGACATCCTGCTCACGCAGGAGACCGGGCTGCCGATCCACGTCGATGAGGATCCCCTGACCTGCGTGGTGCGCGGGACGGGGCGGATCCTCGATGACGAGGATAAGTATTGGTCGGTGCTGACCACCTGA
- the mrdA gene encoding penicillin-binding protein 2 — protein sequence MSFHPNDVQYRARVASGLVFTGLLLLLGAFFRTQVLQNARYVLASEENRLREIPLPAPRGIIYDRTGKIIAENLPGYSISLLARNEDSLRTTMRRIGELSPVTPEQVGAAIRRYRRDRSRPTVLFGDAPFALVSMLEERRVEFPGLLIQSAPKRYYPDGPAVSALVGYTGEISDAELGQDQYADYKAGQQVGKDGIEKQYESRLRGREGMRFVEVDARGRVVREDAREDLRPEAPTPLYTNIDLDLQRFVAGIFGDSLIGAVVAMEPRSGEVLALHSAPTFDPNRFIGGIPFSYWQELQEDPRRPLYNKAIKGTYPPGSIWKLQTAIIAMEAGLVDMDDHMSVPCTGAYQYGNRPFGCWDKKGHGDVTLAEAIEHSCDVYFYQLGLKIGLNRLIAGGIRLGSRERTGIDLPAENRPLFPTDPPKKYYDERFGPRGWSNAVTLNLSIGQGENSQTVVNMARFYTALATDGQAARPEIVRGRAERTRLFSLNDVQLAGIQGALANVVGRGTAAGSRLQGIAVAGKTGTAQNAQDANADHAWFVGYAPAEEPKIVVAVMLEFGLHGSRAARIATRIMEHHLKQKVVAMPLVDG from the coding sequence ATGAGCTTCCACCCCAACGACGTCCAGTATCGGGCGCGCGTCGCGTCCGGACTCGTCTTCACCGGGCTCCTGTTGCTGCTCGGGGCGTTCTTCCGCACGCAGGTGCTGCAGAACGCCCGGTACGTGCTGGCCTCGGAGGAGAACCGACTGCGCGAGATCCCGCTGCCGGCACCGCGCGGGATCATCTACGACCGCACGGGCAAGATCATCGCCGAGAACCTGCCGGGATACTCGATCTCGCTGCTGGCCCGGAACGAGGACTCGCTGCGCACGACGATGCGGCGGATCGGCGAGCTCTCGCCGGTCACGCCAGAGCAGGTGGGCGCCGCCATCCGGCGCTACCGCCGTGACCGTTCGCGCCCGACCGTGCTCTTCGGCGACGCGCCGTTCGCGCTCGTGTCGATGCTCGAGGAGCGTCGTGTGGAGTTCCCGGGTCTGCTCATCCAGTCGGCGCCCAAGCGCTACTACCCGGATGGCCCCGCGGTGTCCGCGCTGGTCGGGTACACGGGCGAGATCAGCGACGCCGAGCTCGGGCAGGACCAGTACGCCGACTACAAGGCGGGGCAGCAGGTCGGCAAGGACGGGATCGAGAAGCAGTACGAGTCGCGCCTGCGTGGGCGTGAGGGGATGCGCTTCGTGGAGGTCGACGCCCGTGGACGGGTGGTGCGCGAGGACGCGCGCGAGGACCTGCGGCCCGAGGCGCCGACGCCGCTCTACACGAACATCGACCTCGACCTGCAGCGCTTCGTCGCGGGGATCTTCGGGGATTCGCTCATCGGGGCGGTGGTGGCGATGGAGCCGCGCTCGGGCGAGGTGCTCGCCCTGCACTCCGCACCGACCTTCGACCCCAACCGCTTCATCGGCGGGATCCCGTTCAGCTATTGGCAGGAGCTGCAAGAGGACCCGCGTCGGCCGCTCTACAACAAGGCGATCAAGGGGACCTATCCGCCCGGCTCGATCTGGAAGCTGCAGACGGCGATCATCGCGATGGAGGCGGGACTGGTCGACATGGACGACCACATGTCGGTGCCGTGCACCGGCGCGTACCAGTACGGCAACCGACCGTTCGGCTGCTGGGACAAGAAGGGCCACGGCGACGTGACACTCGCCGAGGCGATCGAACATTCGTGCGATGTCTACTTCTACCAACTGGGCCTCAAGATCGGGCTCAATCGGCTGATCGCGGGCGGCATCCGGCTCGGGTCGCGCGAACGGACCGGGATCGACCTCCCGGCGGAGAACCGGCCGCTCTTCCCGACCGACCCGCCGAAGAAGTACTACGACGAGCGTTTCGGTCCGCGGGGGTGGAGCAACGCGGTGACGCTCAACCTCTCGATCGGGCAGGGCGAGAATTCGCAGACCGTGGTGAACATGGCGCGCTTCTACACGGCGCTCGCGACCGATGGGCAGGCGGCGCGGCCGGAGATCGTGCGCGGGCGCGCCGAGCGGACGCGGTTGTTCTCCCTGAATGACGTGCAGTTGGCCGGCATCCAAGGCGCGCTCGCGAACGTGGTGGGGCGCGGCACGGCGGCGGGATCGCGCTTGCAGGGGATCGCGGTGGCGGGGAAGACGGGCACGGCGCAGAACGCGCAGGACGCGAACGCGGACCATGCCTGGTTCGTCGGCTACGCGCCCGCCGAGGAACCGAAGATCGTGGTGGCGGTGATGCTCGAGTTCGGCCTGCACGGGTCGCGTGCGGCGCGCATCGCGACGCGGATCATGGAGCATCACCTGAAGCAGAAGGTGGTCGCGATGCCGCTGGTGGACGGCTGA
- a CDS encoding TonB family protein: protein MRRIRGERRQLVAGAVLLLAAASGRPVQGSLEGHVRDAEGRGLTGASVEALGGGPRVETDASGRFRLLRPAIPRLLVRRIGFAPETLHVASLPDTGIRVVLRRLGRALDPVVVVGHRNLIGPLAAFYRRRASGNGRFLTEDQIARRNARRMSDLLRGIPGFRVDQRRTGMSALRVRGSVAGPAVWLDGVPMSARDVDLDGIDPRTLAAMEVYSGSATVPIEFSGATGGAGTIVLWTRQGEALPRRRRAGDATAGEELAALLERETVWPADSVEARTEPLGTTPLQPIFPDSLLSAGIGGAVEVEFVVDSTGQVRRETFGVVWSTHPAFSEAVRRAVEARRFVPARRHGRAVSQLVQLPFRFVPDRD from the coding sequence ATGCGGCGGATCCGAGGGGAGAGGCGGCAGCTGGTCGCGGGTGCGGTCCTGCTGCTCGCTGCGGCGAGCGGTCGGCCGGTGCAGGGGTCGCTTGAAGGGCACGTTCGTGACGCAGAAGGGCGCGGACTCACCGGCGCGTCGGTGGAAGCCCTCGGCGGCGGCCCTCGCGTCGAGACTGACGCGAGCGGACGATTCCGGCTCCTCCGTCCGGCAATTCCGCGGTTGTTGGTTCGGCGCATCGGATTCGCGCCAGAGACACTCCACGTCGCGTCACTCCCCGACACAGGCATCCGCGTGGTGCTGCGTCGGCTCGGACGTGCGCTCGACCCCGTCGTGGTCGTTGGGCATCGGAACCTGATCGGCCCGCTGGCCGCCTTCTATCGGCGCCGCGCGAGCGGGAACGGGCGTTTCCTCACCGAAGACCAGATCGCGCGCCGCAATGCGCGGCGGATGTCGGACCTGCTGCGCGGCATCCCGGGGTTCCGGGTCGATCAGCGACGGACCGGGATGAGCGCCCTGCGGGTCCGCGGCTCGGTGGCGGGCCCGGCGGTCTGGCTCGACGGCGTGCCGATGAGCGCCCGCGACGTCGATCTGGACGGCATCGACCCGCGGACGCTCGCCGCGATGGAGGTCTACAGCGGGTCTGCGACCGTGCCCATCGAATTCTCCGGGGCGACCGGCGGTGCGGGGACGATCGTGCTGTGGACGCGGCAGGGGGAGGCGCTGCCACGCCGCCGGCGCGCGGGGGATGCGACCGCCGGAGAGGAACTCGCCGCGCTCCTCGAGCGCGAGACGGTCTGGCCTGCGGACAGCGTGGAGGCGCGGACCGAGCCGCTCGGCACCACGCCGTTGCAGCCGATCTTCCCCGATTCTCTCCTCTCGGCCGGGATCGGCGGCGCGGTCGAGGTGGAATTCGTGGTCGACTCCACCGGTCAGGTGCGCCGCGAGACCTTCGGCGTGGTCTGGAGTACGCATCCGGCCTTCAGCGAGGCGGTCCGTCGGGCGGTGGAGGCGCGACGGTTCGTGCCCGCCCGCCGACACGGGCGAGCCGTTTCGCAACTGGTTCAACTGCCCTTCCGCTTCGTCCCCGATCGAGATTGA
- a CDS encoding insulinase family protein — MTEGSGVTAASSERGVQRTLLSNGLTVLSEYMPGVRSVSLGAWVRSASLHEAREQMGVSHLLEHMVFKGSESRSAKELALALESLGGSLDAYTGREHTSFQARVLDEHLPQAADVLFDLMFRPALRQADLDLERGVVLEEISMVEDTPDDIVFEIHNAALWGDHPFGYSILGTPETVEGLELADLRSLHDRAYRAGNVVVAASGNVRHEQLLAVLAQAGWDALPAGTGATPRVPAARAAAPSDQAVDRDTQQMHLVFGNAIVPHSDPRRHALMLVNSLFGGGMSSRLFQRVREELGLAYSVHSFQSFHVTAGAQGIYVGCAPERAEEAAAAVRAEMLRLTSEGIPADELQMGKQQLKGQITLSMESVSARMYRAAAVELYNEPYRPLDEVLARVDSVTAGEVAAACRDFYSVDAQTVVRLGPV; from the coding sequence ATGACCGAAGGTTCCGGTGTCACCGCCGCCTCCAGCGAGCGCGGCGTGCAACGGACCCTCCTCTCGAACGGACTGACCGTACTCTCGGAATACATGCCGGGAGTACGGTCGGTGTCGTTGGGGGCCTGGGTCCGCTCGGCGTCGCTGCACGAGGCGCGCGAGCAGATGGGGGTCTCGCACCTCCTCGAGCACATGGTGTTCAAGGGGTCCGAGTCGCGGTCGGCGAAGGAGCTGGCGCTCGCGCTCGAGTCGCTCGGGGGCTCACTCGACGCCTACACGGGGCGTGAGCACACCTCCTTCCAGGCACGGGTGCTCGACGAGCACCTGCCGCAGGCGGCGGACGTGCTCTTCGACCTGATGTTCCGGCCCGCCCTTCGCCAGGCGGATCTCGACCTCGAGCGCGGGGTCGTGCTCGAGGAGATCTCCATGGTGGAGGACACGCCGGACGACATCGTCTTCGAGATCCACAACGCGGCCCTCTGGGGCGACCATCCGTTCGGGTACTCGATCCTCGGCACGCCCGAGACGGTGGAAGGCCTGGAGCTGGCCGACCTGCGCTCCCTCCATGACCGGGCGTACCGGGCGGGGAACGTGGTGGTGGCCGCGTCGGGGAACGTCCGGCACGAGCAGCTGCTCGCAGTGCTGGCCCAGGCCGGGTGGGACGCGCTGCCGGCGGGCACCGGCGCGACCCCGCGGGTGCCCGCAGCGCGCGCGGCGGCGCCGAGCGACCAAGCGGTGGACCGCGACACCCAGCAGATGCACCTGGTATTCGGCAACGCGATCGTGCCGCACAGCGATCCTCGCCGCCATGCGTTGATGCTGGTGAACTCGCTCTTCGGCGGCGGAATGAGCTCGCGGCTCTTCCAGCGGGTCCGGGAGGAGCTCGGGCTGGCCTACTCGGTGCACTCGTTCCAGAGCTTCCACGTCACCGCGGGGGCGCAGGGGATCTACGTGGGGTGCGCGCCGGAGCGGGCCGAGGAGGCCGCGGCGGCGGTTCGCGCGGAGATGCTCCGACTCACGTCCGAGGGTATCCCGGCGGACGAACTGCAGATGGGGAAGCAGCAGCTCAAGGGGCAGATCACGCTCTCGATGGAGAGCGTCTCGGCCCGGATGTACCGCGCGGCGGCGGTGGAGCTCTACAACGAGCCCTATCGCCCGCTGGACGAGGTCCTCGCGCGGGTAGATTCCGTCACGGCTGGCGAGGTGGCGGCTGCGTGCCGAGATTTCTATTCGGTCGACGCGCAGACTGTGGTACGGTTGGGTCCGGTGTAG
- the ald gene encoding alanine dehydrogenase — MKIGIPKEIKTNENRVSLVPAGAEALVAAGHTVYVEQSAGEGSGFTDEQYTSVGAKILPTADAVWKEAEMIIKVKEPIAVEWPRMRKGQTIFTYFHFAADEKLTKAHMDSGATCIAYETVELANRDLPLLIPMSEVAGRMAVQEGAKYLEKLYGGRGVLLGGVPGVPPAKVVILGGGIVGVNAAKMAAGLGAKVIILDTSLPRLRYLSDVMPANVQLIYSNRANILEAIASADLVVGGVLLPGAKAPKLIRKEDLKTMRPGSVIVDVAIDQGGCVETIKATTHENPVYTVDGIIHYGVANMPGGVPRTSTLALTNATLPYALKLANKGWKQALREDPALVKGLNVVDGKITYQGVAEAFGMEYHAAEQFLK; from the coding sequence ATGAAGATCGGAATCCCGAAGGAGATCAAGACGAACGAGAATCGTGTCTCGCTCGTCCCGGCCGGCGCCGAGGCGCTCGTGGCCGCTGGTCATACCGTCTACGTCGAGCAGAGCGCCGGTGAGGGCTCGGGCTTCACGGACGAGCAGTACACGAGCGTCGGCGCGAAGATCCTCCCGACGGCCGACGCCGTCTGGAAGGAAGCCGAGATGATCATCAAGGTGAAGGAGCCGATCGCGGTCGAGTGGCCGCGCATGCGGAAGGGACAGACGATCTTCACCTACTTCCACTTCGCCGCCGACGAGAAGCTCACGAAGGCGCACATGGACTCGGGCGCGACCTGCATCGCGTACGAGACGGTCGAGCTCGCGAACCGGGACCTCCCGCTCCTCATCCCGATGTCGGAAGTGGCGGGCCGGATGGCGGTCCAGGAAGGCGCGAAGTACCTCGAGAAGCTCTACGGCGGCCGCGGCGTGCTGCTCGGCGGCGTCCCGGGCGTGCCGCCGGCCAAGGTCGTGATCCTCGGCGGTGGCATCGTGGGCGTGAACGCGGCGAAGATGGCGGCGGGCCTCGGCGCGAAGGTCATCATCCTCGACACCTCGCTCCCGCGTCTCCGGTACCTGAGCGACGTGATGCCGGCGAACGTGCAGCTGATCTACTCCAACCGCGCCAACATCCTCGAGGCGATCGCCTCGGCGGACCTCGTGGTCGGCGGCGTGCTGCTCCCGGGCGCGAAGGCGCCGAAGCTCATCCGCAAGGAGGACCTCAAGACGATGCGTCCGGGGTCGGTGATCGTGGACGTGGCGATCGACCAGGGCGGCTGCGTGGAGACGATCAAGGCGACGACGCACGAGAACCCGGTCTACACGGTGGACGGGATCATCCACTACGGCGTGGCCAACATGCCGGGCGGGGTGCCGCGCACGTCGACGCTGGCGCTCACGAATGCGACGCTGCCGTACGCGCTCAAGCTGGCCAACAAGGGCTGGAAGCAGGCGCTGCGCGAGGATCCGGCGCTGGTGAAGGGGCTGAACGTCGTGGACGGGAAGATCACATACCAGGGCGTGGCCGAGGCGTTCGGGATGGAGTACCATGCGGCGGAGCAGTTCCTGAAGTAG